One genomic segment of Drosophila melanogaster chromosome 3L includes these proteins:
- the Srp9 gene encoding signal recognition particle 9 — MVFVKNWDDFEIAVENMYLANPQNCRLTMKYAHSKGHILLKMTDNVKCVQYKAENMPDLRKIEKITSNLVGHMASKE; from the exons atggttTTTGTAAAGAACTGGGATGATTTCGAGATTGCCGTCGAGAACATGTACTTGGCCAATCCACAGAACTGTCGACTTACCATGAAATACGCGCACTCCAAGGGCCACATTCTGCTAAAAATGACGGACAACGTTAAG TGTGTGCAGTACAAAGCGGAGAACATGCCGGATCTCAGAAAAATCGAGAAGATCACCAGCAACTTGGTGGGACACATGGCGTCCAAGGAATAG